DNA from Microbacterium foliorum:
GCCTCGGCGAGCAGCGTGACCGCGCCGACCGGTGTCTTCAGCTCATGGCTCGTGTTGGCCACGAAGTCCCTGCGCATCTGGTCGAGGCGCTCCTGCTCGGTGACGTCGCGGATGATCAGCAGCGTCATCCGCGGACTGATCACGCTCGCGCGAGCCGACACCAGACGCGGGTCGAGGCTGAGGCCGCCGCGGGTCAGACGCAGCGACTCGGAGGCGGACCCGCCCTCGGCGCGCCCGCCCCGCACGAGCTGGCGCAGCTCCGGATTCTCGAGAGGAGCACCGACCTCGATGCCGAAGCGCGATGCCGCCCTGGAGGCCGCGAGGACGAGACCGGAGGAGTCGACGACGCAGGCCGCGTCGTCCATGCTGCCCAGCACCGCGGTGACGCCGTCGGGGACGACCAGCGAGGATTCGTCGGCGACCCGGGCCCTCGCGCGGTACGCCCACGCCACGAGGAGGGAGAGTCCGACACCGATCGCGAGGCCGACGGCCAGTGCGAGCAGCGCGATCTGCGGCAGGGTCATACCCTCAGCGTAGAGGGCGTTCACCCGCTATTCGGCGGGTTCGCCCGCGCTGGCCACAAGGCGAGAAGTACTATTCACGTGCTGGGCACCGTTCGTTAACCTTCGAAGCAGACAATCGCTTTCGGGCCTGTGCGGGAGCGCTGTGCTCTCCCCGCGCGGACGACCCAGCCGTCTCGCGTTGACACCACAGCCGAGACCCGAACGAAAGGTTGCGCCGACATGCGCGAAGTCTTCCATCAGTCCCTCGAGGACCTGCAGTCCCAGCTCGTGGAGATCGCCGACCTCGTCACGGTCTCGATCGACAAGGCCACCCGCTCGTTCGCCACGAGCGACGTCGAGCTGGCCGAGGAGGTCATCGCCGACGACGCCAAGATCGACGAGCTCGCCGTCGCCCTCGACGAGCAGGCCATCGAGATCCTCGCCCGCCAGCAGCCGGTCGCCCGCGACCTCCGCGTGGTCGTCACCGCACTGCGCGTCAGCGCGTCGCTCGAACGCATGGGCGACATGTCCGAGCACATCGCGCAGCTCGCGCGCCTGCGCTTCCCCGAGCGCGCGATCCCGAAGGGCCTCAAGGGCACCTTCACGAAGATGGGCGAGCTGGACGTCGAGATCTCCCGCACCCTCTCCGAGCTGCTGCGCACGCAGGACCTGAAGCTCGCCGACACCATCCGCAACACCGACGACGACATCGACGAGCTGCACGCGAGCGTGTTCGAGAAGGTGCTCAGCGACAACTGGAAGGGCGAGGCCACCGCGACGGTCGACGCCACGCTCGCCAGCCGCTACCACGAGCGCTTCGCCGACCACGCGGTCGCCGTCGCCAAGAAGGTCATCTACCTGGCGACCGGAGACTGGCGCATCGAGGAAGAGGACATCGCCCTCGCGATCGAGCAGCAGCGGGAGCTCGGGCACGCCTGATCCTGGCCCGGATGCACCGAGGGGGCGGATGCTGACTGCATCCGCCCCCTCGCTGTGTCCGGGCTGTTTCCTGCCCTGGGCTTTTTCCTGCCCTGGGCTTTTTCCTGCCCTGGGCTTTTTCCTGCCCTGGGCTACTTCTTGCCCTGGGCGGCGACCGCCGCCGCGCCGGCCGCAGCGGCCTCGGGGTCGAGGTAGCGACCCGGCCCGGTCGGGACGTTGTTCTCGTCCAGCTCGTACACGAGCGGGATGCCGGTGGGGATGTTCAGCTCGGCGATGTCGTCGTCGCTGATGCCCTCGAGGTGCTTCACCAGGCCGCGGAGGGAGTTGCCGTGGGCCGTGACGAGAACCGTCTTGCCCGCCTCGAGGTCGGGAACGATCGCGCTCTCCCAGTACGGCAGCAGACGGTCGATGACGAGCTTCAGCGACTCGGTGCGCGGCACCTCGCCGTCGATGCCCGCGTAGCGCGCGTCGTGGAC
Protein-coding regions in this window:
- the phoU gene encoding phosphate signaling complex protein PhoU, translating into MREVFHQSLEDLQSQLVEIADLVTVSIDKATRSFATSDVELAEEVIADDAKIDELAVALDEQAIEILARQQPVARDLRVVVTALRVSASLERMGDMSEHIAQLARLRFPERAIPKGLKGTFTKMGELDVEISRTLSELLRTQDLKLADTIRNTDDDIDELHASVFEKVLSDNWKGEATATVDATLASRYHERFADHAVAVAKKVIYLATGDWRIEEEDIALAIEQQRELGHA